In Streptacidiphilus sp. P02-A3a, the DNA window GAAGGTGAACCGGGCCATGCCGCTGCGCCGGGTGGCGGTCAGCTCGGTGGTCACCCCGTTGGCCAGGGCGACCGTGTAGGCGCCCGGCGCGGCGGACTCCCCGGTGTGGCTGAAGCCCACCGTCGCACCGGCGTCCACCGGTCCGACCGTGGGCAGCACCGGGACGTCCCCGGCGGCCGGGCAGCCGGGACCGGACAGGTGGGTGAGGCTGAACCCGGTGACGGCGGAGTCGCCGTACGCGTACCCGCCGCCGTCCGGGCGGGAGGGGGTGTCCGGGCTCCACTGGACCATGCCGAACGGCAGGTCCGCGCCCGGGAAGTCGTCCGCCTGGTTGGCGGTGCCGATGAACGGGTCGACCAGCGCGGCCGGGGCGGTGACCACCGGCTCGGCGGTGGCGGACCCCGGCAGCGGGGCGCCCGCGGCGGCGACCGCCGCCACCGCGCCGACCGCCAGCAGTCGGCGGACGGCTCCACCCGGCCAACCCAGTCGTGCCATGCTCGGACGCTCCCTCGTGACGCGGGCGGACGGACCGGACCGGCGGGCGCACCGCCGCCGTCTGGTCTTGAGCCTGTCGGTTACCGCCGCGCGGCAAACGGCGCGGGGGCCGACGTCACCCGCACGGGGTCGGCGTCCAGCCGCCCGGCACCCGGCCGAGCCGCGGCCGAGCGGACGCTGAGCGGCGGACCCGGTGTCGCGGCTCCCGGTGTCCGTGCACGCGTATGACCGCCCGCCGGTCGGCGGGCGGTCACCGGGGCGCTGCCCGCGGACCGGGGGTCAGTCCGAGGCGCGGTGACGAATGGTCACCGCCGCCACCGCGGCCACGGCCGAGCAGACGCCGCTGGCGAGGAAGGCCTGGAGGTAGCCGTGCGGGCCGATGACGCCGCTGTGCTGGAGGATCGCCGCCAGCCCGGCGATCCCGAGCGCGCCCCCGGCCTGCCGGGCGGTCATCAGCAGCCCGGTGCCGGAGGCGAAGCGCTCCGGCGGCAGCGAGCGGGCGGCGGCGGTGGACAGGCCGGTGAGCGCGGCGCCGATGCCGATCCCGGCCACCACGCCGATCGGCAGCCACAGCTCCAGGTAGTGCCGGTGGCTGCCGAGGACGAAGTACATGGCCACGTCGGCGGCGGCGAACAGCACCGAGCCGGTCAGCACCGCGAGCCACTGCTTGGCCGGGCCGATCCGGCGGCCGACCACCATCGCGCCCGCCGCCGCGCTGAACGCGCCCGGGGTGACCGCGAGACCGGCCTTCAGCTCGGAGTACCCCCACACCGCGTTCAGGAACAGCAGGGTGCTCAGCAGGTAGGCGTACATGGCGGCGCCGAAGAGCAGCGCGGTGGTGTTGGTCCCGGCGAAGGAGCGGTTCCGCCACAGGTCGAGCTCGATCGCGGGCGACTCGTGCCGCCGCGAGAGCAGCAGCGCGACCGCGGTCAGCACCGCGCCGCCGACCAGCAGCCCGATCACCTTGGCGTTGCCCCAGCCCCAGGCACTGCCCTGGGTGACGCCGAAGACCAGGCCGCTCATGCCCAGCGCCAGCGAGACCACGCCGATCGGGTCGGGCATCCGCCGCCCGCTCGCCGGGTCGGCGCCGACGCCGCGGACCGCGATCAGCACGAACAGCACGCCCAGTGGCAGGTTGATCAGGAAGACCGCGCGCCAGCCCCAGACGTTCACCAGCAGCCCGCCCAGACTCGGGCCGACGGCGGCGGCCATGCTGCCGACCGCGCCCCAGACGCCGATCGCGGCGGCCCGGCGGGCGGGCGCGGTGTGCGCCAGTACCAGGCCCAGCGAGGCCGGGATCATCCCGGCGGCGCCGATGCCCTGGAGGGTGCGGGCGGCCACCAGCAGCGGCAGGTTCGGCGCGATCCCGCTGAGCAGCGAGGCGCAGGTGAACAGGCCGGTGGAGATCACGAACAGCTTGCGTCGGCCGAGGATGTCGGCGACCCGCCCGGCGACCGCGAGCAGCGCCGCGAAGACCACGGTGTAGGAGGTGATCACCCAGGTCAGGTGGGCCAGCGGTTCGCTGCTGAAGTCGGAGCGGAGGCTGGGGAAGGCGACGTTGACCACCGTCGTGTCCAGCACCGCCAGGAAGGTGCCGCCGGAGGCGACCACCAGGGCCAGTCTGGAGGACCGGGGCGCCTTGGTGTCGGCGGCGCTGTCGCCGTTCTCCGGCCGAATTGAGGTGGTCGTCATGCCGGGGTTCCCTCCGTCGTCTGGATTGCCACGGGCAGTCGGGACGAGCCTACTATCAAAACGAACGATCGTGCATTAATTGCGACGATCGGGCCACATCCCCCCGCCCCGCGCCAGCCAGCCGCTCACCGGGTCAGCTCCTCACCGGGTCAGCTCCTCGACCGGGCGGCCGACGCTGTCGGACGGCAGCGGCTGCCGCGCCAGCACCGCGCGGGCGATGGCGTCCGAGTCCTGCAGGATCACCGAGTTCACCCCGGGCCGGATCCCGGCCGCGGTCGCCCAGTGCACCGACTCCGTCGGCACCCCGAAGGCGAAGCGGCGCGGATGCGGCCGGTCGTCGGCGTCGACCAGGTGGAACGGCGCGGGGGTGACCGCCAGACCGCCGGTCTCGTAGCCCCCGGCCCCGGGGTCGCCGATCCGGTACGGGCGGCACTGGCCTTCCGCCAGCAGCCCGCGCAGCAGCGGGTCGGCGGTCTGCCGCAGCTCGCTGGTCGGCAGCCGGGCCTCGATCAGCGCGGTGGCCGTGACCCGCGAGCCGGGCACCGCCGCCGACTCCACCGTGAAGGCGCCCGACTCCGCGTCCGCCCTGGCCCGCACCTGCGGGCCGAGCACCCGCAGCACCCCGGCCTCGATCAGCGCGATCGCCTCGGCGATCCGCCGGGCGGGCGGCCCGATCGACAGGAAGGCGTTCAGCGGGGTGTACCAGCCGTCCAGGTCCTCGCGGTGCGAGGCGCCGGTGAGGCCGCCGTGGTCCACCACCTGCCTGACCTCGTTCCGCAGGTCGCGCAGCACGTCCAGGGCCGCCTTCAGCGGGCCCTCCACGTTGCCCTCCCGGGCCGCGTCCAGGTCCGCCCGCAGGTGGCCCAGCAGCCAGGTCCGGAACTCCTGCGGCGAGCCGAAGTCGCGCCCGTCCAGCGGCCGGGCGATCCGCGCCCAGTCCCAGCGGTCCGCCGCGCCGACGCCGAACTCCTGGATCAGCGCGGCCTCCTGGGCGCCGCCCCACTCCACCTCCAGGTACCGTGCCCGCAGCGTCTCGGCCTCGTCCGGACGGCCCTGGGCGGTCAGCAGCGCGGCGTAGTAGACCGCCTCCACCTCCTTGGCGATCAGCGGCCACAGCTGCGCGCGGAAGTCCAGGCCGCCGCGCCGCCGCGACTGGCGGCGCAGGGTGTCCACGGTCAGCGGGGTGAGCACCGCCGGGAGGTGCCGCCCGTGCGGGCCCTTCTGGTTCTCGCCGCGCGAGTGGAACGGCAGCCCGCGCCGGGATCCGGCCACCAGCAGCGGCTCCCGGCCGGACGGGCGGTAGACCAGCCGCTCCCCGTCCCCCTGCCGTTCGAAGCGCCCGCCCCGGCCCAGCGTCAGCAGCGCGGTGTAGTCGAAGAAGTTGAGGCCGAGGCCGAGCAGCGCCACGGTCTCGCCCGGGAGCACCGCGTCCAGGTCGACGTCCGCCGGGTTGGCCGGGGTGATGTAGACCAGGCCGTGCCGCCGGGCGAACTCGGCGCGGTCGGCCTCGGTGCCGGAGCGCCGGGTCGGCAGGTGGCCCTGGGCCAGGACCACCGCGTGCAGGCCGTCCAGCCTGGTGCCGTCCTCCAGCAGCACCCGCTGCGCCCCGTCCGGCCGGTCCTCCTCCAGGGCCACCGCGCGGGACCGGTGCACCACCGTGCGCAGCCGCCCGGGGGCGGTCCTGGTCACCCGCTGGAAGACCCACTCCAGGTAGCGGCCGTAGAAGGCCCGGGTCGGGTAGGCGTCCGGGCCCAGCGTGCGGGCCTCGGCCAGCACCTGCCTGCTGTAGCCGTCGGCCTCGCTCGGGGCGGCGACGGTCAGGAAGCGCGCCCACTGGTACAGGCTCGGGCCCCGGACCAGCGGACCGGCCAGGGTCACGCTGTCGTCGGTGAACATGGTGACCTGGCCGGCCACCGTGTTCATCAGCAGGTGCGGTGACTGGCCGGTGCGCCACACCTGCCCGGGGCCGGGCGCGAACGGGTCGACCACGTGCACGGTCACCGGTCCGTCGCCGCTGTGCCTGGCGTTGGCGCAGAGGCGTTCCAGGACCGAGAGTCCTCTCGGCCCCGCGCCGATGAGGCAGATATCGAGCTGCCCGCTGTTCATGGTCACTGCCTCCACTTGTCGGACCGGGGCCTGCGTTCGTCGGGCCGGTTCGGGTCGGGTCGGTTCACGTCGGTTCGGGTAGGGCCGGTTGGGGTCGGGCCGGTTCGGGTCAGGCCGGGGCGCTCGCGCCGCTGAGCTGCCCGGCGGCCTTGCGGTCGGTCGGGGCCCGGGCCGGGATCCGGGCCTGGCCCTCGGCGCCGCGGCTCAGCGCCGCGCCGATCTCGGCCGAGGCCCGGCGCCGCGCCTGCGGATCGGCACTGCCGACGTCGCGCAGCGCCTCCAGCACCACGTTCAGGTCCAGCGCCAGTTCGGACAGGATGTCCGCGACGGCGGCGGCGTTGGAGCCGAGGATGTCGGTCCACAGCGCGCTGTCGCCCCCGGCGATCCGGGTCGCGTCGCGCAGCCCCTGCCCGGCCACCCGCAGCTGCGACTCGTCACCCGCCAGCATCCGGGCCGCCAGCAGGCTGGAGACCAGGTGCGGCGCGTGCGAGGTGAGCGCGACCGCGCGGTCGTGCTCGGTGTGCGCCATCGTCAGCGGCCGGGCGCCGCACAGGTGCACCAGTTCCAGGGCGGTGCGGACCGCTTCCTCCCGCGAGTGGGCGGACGGGGTGAGCACCCAGGGGCGGCCGTGGAAGAGGTCGGCCCTGGCCGCGAGCGGCCCGGACCGCTCGCTGCCCGCCATCGGGTGCCCGCCCACATAGCGGGTCAGGTCGCAGCTGCGCTCCGCCGCCTCCTGCTGCGGGCCCGCCTTGACGCTCGCCGCGTCGGTGAAGTACCGAGCGAGCGAGGACAGTTGGGCCTCCCTCAGGACAGCGGCGGTGTGCCGGGGCGGTACCGCGATCACCGCCAGGTCCACCGGGGCGGCGGGGCGGCCCGCCGTGCCCGCGCCGATCGCGGCGGCGGTGGCCGCCGCCTGCGGGTCGCGGTCCAGCAGATAGGTGTCCACCCCCCGGCCGGTGAGGGCCAGGGCGATGGAGGTACCGATCAGGCCGGTACCCACCACTGCGGCGGTGCGCATCAGCTGCTGCGCCACAGCACGGGGCAGAACTCCGGGTCGCTGTAGTCCGGCGTGCCCTCGGCCGTCCGGCGGACCAGGCTGTCGTGGTTGTACGACACCGTCGAGCCGTCCGAGCGGAGGAACTCGCGGTAGCGGTTCTCGCCGTCCTGCAGGTGGAAGGAGATCGCCCGGCGCGGGCGGTCGCTGACGTTCGCGCCGCTGCCGTGGTAGGTGCGGCAGTGGTGGAAGCTGACGTGCCCCTTCGGGATCTCCATCGGGACCTTGACGACCTCGGTGCCGTTGAAGCGGGCGTTCTCGTCCAGCATCGCGTCGAGCTGGCTGCGGTCGCGCTCGGCGAAGTGCAGCGAGGTGGAGTCGTTGACGGCGGTCTCCTGCCAGCGGTGGCTGCCGTCGACCATGGTGATGGTGCCGAGCTCCACCGTGCAGTCGTGGAACGGGATGAACGCCGTCAGCATCCGCTCCGAGGTGCAGGTGGCCCAGTAGTGGCGGTCGAAGTGCCAGGGCACGATGTTCGACTGCTCACCGGCCACCGGCGGCTTGTAGATCAGCGTGGACTGGAACGCCCGGATCTCGTCGGCCTGCGCCAGCCGCGCGGCGATCGCGCCCAGCACCGGCTTGCGCAGGATCGCGGCGATCGTGTCGTCCTCGTAGTGGATGTAGTCGTTGTGCCGCTGTACCGGGCCGTGCTCGGGCTCCCAGTAGGCGAGCTTCGGCGGCCGGGTCGGCAGCGTGCGGTCGCGGTGACCCGCGTAGAAGCGCTCGCTCGCGGACTCCAGCAGGTCGGTCTCGGCGTCGGTGAAGATCTTCCCCGACAGGTACCAGCCGCGCTCGGCGTACGCCGCGACCTCGCGGTCGGAGGGCAGCAGTTCCCGCTCCGCCCCGGTCAGCGTGAACAGTTCGGATTCCTGGACAGTCACGGTGCTTTCTCTTCCTTCGGTACGTGTTCGGTACGTGGGTCGATGGAGCGACGGCCGTCAGGCGTCGACCGTCTCGTCGTGGGCCACCGCCGCGTACAGCGCCTTGATGTTGCCGCTGCCGAAGGTGCGCGCCCCGTGCCGGTCGATGAGCTCCCAGAAGAAGGTCCGGCGGACGTGCATGGACTGGGTGAAGATCTGGAAGACCTGTCCCCAGTGGTCCCGGTCGACCAGCACGTTGGTGTCACGCAGGTCGCTGATCGCCAGGTCGGGCAGGCCCAGGCGCTCCTCCAGCTCGGCGTAGTACGCCTCGGGGGTGCTCAGGAAGCGCACCCCGCGGCCCTCCAGCGTCTTCACCGCGCCGACGATGTCGTCGCCGAGCAGCGCCAGGTGCTGGACGCCCGCGCCGCCGTGCCGGGCGAGGAAGTCGTCGATCTGGCCGGGCTTGCGGTCGGCCACCGGCTCGATCAGGGTGAAGGTGATCTTGCCGGACGGGCTCTGCACCACCTTGGAGTCCATGGCCTGCTCGCCGACCTCGATGAACTCCTCGAAGATCTGGCTGAAGCCGAAGACCCGCTGGTAGAACTCGACCGTGGGGCCCAACTCACCGGCGGGCAGGCAGATCGCGGCGTGGTCCACCACGGTCACCAGGTCGTCGCTCTCCTCCGGGTCCGGCACGAACATGTCGAGCGCGCCGGGCAGGAAGGTCTCCGGGTCGCCGGAGCGCTCCACGAACCGGTGGCTGACGTCGCCGAAGCCGATCACCGAGGAGGTGACCACCCGGTCGTCGCCGACCTGGTACCGCACCGGCTCGTCGACCACGACCGCGCCCCGGGAGACGGCGGTCGCCAGCGCCTCGGCGGCGTCGTCGACCTCGAACGCGATGGCGGCGACGCCGTCGCCGTGCCGGGCCACGTAGCGGGCCGCCGGGTGCCGCTCGTTCAGCGGTGAGGTGAGCAGCAGCCGGATGCCGCCCTGACGCAGCAGCAGCGAACGCTGGTCGGCTAACCCGGTCTCCGGGCCGCCCTGGCCCACCACCCGGAAGCCGAACGCGGTGCACAGGTAGAACGCGTACTGCTGGGCATCGCCGACATAGAACTCGACGTGGTCCACGCCATCGATCCTCATGCGTGTTCCTTTCTGTCCACGCGGCGGCGGGCCCGCGTGGTGGAGGGTGCGCCGAGCAGCAGGCTCACGTTGTGGCCGCCGAAGGCGAAGGAGTTGGACAGCACGGCCCGGACGTCCTGCCGCCGCGCGCCGCCGCGCACGTGGTCCAGATCGCAGGCGGGGTCCGGGTCTTCCAGGTTGTGGGTGGGCGGCAGCGCGCCCTCGGCGACGGCCAGCGCACAGATGGCCGCCTCCACCGCGCCGGAACCGCCGAGCAGGTGCCCGGTCATCGACTTGGTGCCGCTGACCGCCGGGGAGCGGTCGCCGAAGACCGAGCGGATGGCCTTGGTCTCGGCGACGTCGCCGAGCTTGGTGGCGGTGCCGTGCGCGTTGACGTAGTCGATGTCGTCGGGGGTGAGCGAGCCGGACGCCAGCGCGGCGCGCATGGCCTGCGCGGCGCCCTCGCCGTCCGGGCGAGGGGCGGTGGGGCGGTAGGCGTCGGTGCTGCCGCCCCAGCCGAGCAGGTCCGCGTATCCGGCCGCGCCGCGCGCCTCGGCGAACCCGGCCCGCTCGACCACCAGGACGCCCGCGCCCTCGGACAGGACGAAGCCGTTGCGCCTGCGGTCGAACGGGCGGCTCGCGGCCTCCGGGTCCTCGAAGCCGTGGGCCAGCGCCCGGGCGTGGGCGAAGGCCAGCGCGGTGGTGGCGTTCAGCGGCGACTCGGCGCCGCCGCAGACCACCACGTCGGCCTCGCCGTAGCGGATCAGCCGGGCGGCCTCGGCGACCGCGTGCGCCCCGGCCGAGCAGGCCGTGGCGATGGCCGAACTCCAGCCCCGGATGCCGTACTTGATGGCGATCCTGGCCGCCGCCATGTTCGGCAGCATGCCCGGCAGCAGGTACGGGCTGACGGCGGTCGGGCCGCGGGCGGCCCGCTCCAGTGCCTGCGCCTCGTAGGTGGTCAGGCCACCGGCGCCGCTGGAGACCACGATCGCCACCCGGGTCGGGTCCACGTCGGTGCCGATGGTGATTCCGGCGTCGGCGATCGCGTCGTCGGCGGCGGCCATCGCCATCAGCACGAAGCGGTCGACCAGCCGACCCTCGCTGGGCGGCAGCACCTCGGCCGCGGTGATCTCCGGCGCCATGCCGATCTCGTTGACCACCCCGGCCAGCTGGTGGCCCTCGGGCGGTCGGCGCAGCCCGGACTTGCCGTGGCAGAGCGCGTCGAACAGGTCGGCGGCGCCCCGGCCGAGCGGGGTGAAGGTGCCGAGGCCGGTGACCACCGCGGCGTTGGCACCGCTCGCCGTGCTCACTTGGCACCCGCCGGGGCGGCGGCCGGGACCGCGCCGCTGCGGAAGCTCTCCCGCAGCAGGACCTTGCGGACCTTGCCGGTCGGGCCGAGCGGGATCAGCGCCGGGTCGACCACCGTGACCCGCTCGACGGTGGCGGCGACCTCCTTGTCCAGCAGCGCCAGCACCTCGGCGGTGCGGTCGGTCGCCGGGTCGGCGGCGGGGTCGAGCACCAGCAGGACCGAGCTGGTGACCTTGTCCTCCTCGCGGACCGCGACCACGGTGCACTCCAGCACGTCCGGGCAGCCCGCCAGCACCTGCTCCTCGGCCAGCGCCGTGTACAGCTTGTGGCCGTCGCCCAGGTCCACCGCGTCGACCAGGCGGTCGACGTGGAAGAAGTACCCGGCCTCGTCCCGGAACACCAGGTCACCGGTGAGGAAGTAGCCGTCCCTGCGGGTGCGGTAGGTGGTCACCGAGTCGTTCCAGTAACCCAGGGCCAGGGTCGGCGCGTTGATCCCGAGCTGGCCGATCTGGCCGACGCCCAGCTTCTCGCCGTCGTCGTCGAGCACGGCGACGTCGGAGAAGGTGTGCGGCTTGCCGATGCAGCGGGCGTAGCGCCGGGTGTCCGGGGTGTGCGTGATGAAGAACTGCGAGTGGCCCATCTCGGTCGAGCCGAGGCCGTCGATGAAGTGCGAACCGGGGCTGCGCCGCCGGGAGGCGCCGACGCCGACCTCGCGGCTGCCGACCGCGACCAGCTTGCGGATGTGCGCCTCGTGGGCGCAGTCCCCGGTGTTCCACCAGGACCGCACCGACTCCAGGTCGCGGCCCGACAGGTCGTGCCCGGCCAGCTCGGACCAGGTGGCGGAGAAGCCGAGCACGCACTCCGGCTTCCAGCGCTCGATGGCCGCCAGCACGTTCTCGCCGTCGGAGCCGGAGAGCAGCGCCAGCTGCACCCGGTTGGCCAGCGCCAGGTTGACCGCGATCACGGTCGCGGCGTGGGCGGAGGGCAGCGCGCCGAGCATCCGGTCCAGGCCCTGCGGCTTGGGCAGCAGCAGTCGGTGCCGGATCGAGGCGAACAGGCTGTGGTGCGAGTGCGCCACCGCCTTGGGCAGCCCGGTGGTGCCGGACGAGTGGGTGATCACCACCGGCTCGTTGCCGTGGTGCCGGTAGGGGCGGGGCGCGTCCGCCGGGTCCGCCGCGCCCAGGTCGGCGACGTCCGCGAGCAGCGGCGCGCCGAGGTCGAAGCCGTCCAGCACCGCCCGGTGGGCGGCGTCGGTGAGCACCCCCACCGCGCGCAGCCGCTGGATGTACCGGCTGGCCGGATCACCCGCCAGCCGTGCGTTGATCAGCGCCGGGATCGCGCCGATCCGGGCCAGCGCCAGGTAGTTGAGCACCTGGTCGGCCGCGTTGCCGACGAACACCGCGACCGGGTCGCGCGGGGCGACGCCCAGGGCGTGCAGCGCCGCGGCCCGGGCGGCCACCCGTTCGCCGAGCTCGGCCAGGGTCAGCGGCTGCCAGGCGGGGTACCCGTCAACCTCGGTGTCGAAGGTCAGCGTGGGCAGGTCGAGGCCGTGGCCCCGTTCGATGAGCGCGGTCAGGACGTTGCCGACGCCGAGCTCCTGGTCCGCCGCCAGCTCCGCGCGGTCGTTCATGGCAGTCATAGCGATGACTCCACCTCTCTGCTCTGTGCGGTGACGGGCCTGCGGTCAGGAGGAGACGGCGGAGGGGGCGGCCCGCTCGACGATCTCCTTGACCAGCCCGGCGACGGTGAGCAGGGCGACGCTCTCCATCTCGTCCTCTTCGAACTTGACCCCGTAGGTGTCCTCGACCTGGATCGCGATCTCGGCCAGCGAGAGCGACTCCATGTCCAGACCGGCCGGGCCGAGCGGGGTCTCGCCGGTCACGTCGGCAACGTCGTAGTTCATGTTCTTCAGGGCCTCGATAACGAACTGGTGGACCTCGGCGGACATCTGGTTCACTCCGATTCATGAGCGTGGACGGACACCCGACGCCGGCGGCTTCGGGCTTGGTGAGGGTTTTGTGGAACAGCACGGACGGGGACGAGCGCGCCAGAGCGCACCTACTGCTGCTGCGCGCCGCGGCGGTGGAACTCGGTGTCCCGGCGTCCGAGATCTGGGTGGAGCACGAGCCCGGTGGCCGCCCACTGCTGGGCGGGGCCGGCCGGGGGCTACAGGTCAGCGTCAGTCACGCCCGGCGGGCGTTGGCGGTGGCGCTGTGCGACGGTGCTCCGGTGGGTGTGGATGTCGAGCCGCTGCGCGGCCTCTCCGGCGCGGCACTTGCCGGGAAGTGGCTCGCCCCGGCCGAGGCACGCTGGGTCCAGGAGCTGCCGCGCCCGCGACAGGCCCTGGGGTTCCTGTGGCTGTGGACCCAGAAGGAGGCGGTCGGCAAGGCCCTGGGCCTGGGGCTGCGGGACGGTGGGATGAGCAGGCTGGTGGCCCTGCCGGAGGACTGGCCCCCGGCCGGGGACGGGACCGTGGTGCTGCGTCCGCTGCCCGGTGACCCGACGCTGCTCTCGGGTGCCGCGCTCGCCGACGGCGGTCGGCTGGTGCTCGGGGCCGCGGTGCGCCGGGACGGCGCGGTCGGCCACCGGGTCGAGGTGCGTCGGGTGGAGCTGCCGGACCCGGGCTGAGCTGCCCGGGTCACCGGGCGGCCGGTTGCCGCGCGGCCGCCTGGAGCACCTGCGCGTTGCGGACCGGCTTCCCGGTCGCGGTGCGCGGCAGCTCGGACAGCAGGTGCAGCGTACGGGGGCGCTTGTAGGGGGCGAGCCGGGTGGCCAGCGTGTCGGCCAGGCCCTGCGAGGTGACCTCCTCGCGGACGGTGACGTAGGCCTGGATACCGGCCTCGTGCACCACCACCGCGTCGGTGACCCCGGGCAGTGCCCGGATCAGCGCCTCGACCTCGGAGAGGTCCACCTTCAGGCCGCCGATGGACACCTGGGAGTCCAGCCGTCCGTGCACCGTGAGCAGGCCGGTGGCCTCGTCGAGGCTGCCCGCGTCCTTGGTGTGCAGCCAGCCGTCCCGGTAGCGGGCCGGGTCCTCCAGGCCGACGTACGGGGAGTCCGGCAGGCCGAGCAGGATCTGGCCGTCGGCCACCCGGACCCGCATCCCGGACACCGGGGTGAGTCCGGGGCTGGTGGCGCCGCTCAGGTCGGTGGCGATGACCCCGGCCTCGGTCATCCCGTACATGGCGCCGAGTTGCGCGCCGTAGCCGGTGGTGAATCGTTCCCGCACCTGGTCGTTGAGCAGTTCGCCGCCGGTCACCATCCGGCGCAGCTGCGGCAGCCGGGGCGGGTTCCGGGCAGTGGCCAGCAGCGAGGTCTGCGAGGGCACGCCCAGCAGGGTGGTGGGTTCGGGGCCGGCCGCGACGGCCTTGAGTATGCCTTCCAGGGTCTGCGTGCCGGGCAGCACCACCTGGGTACCGCTGGCCAGCCCGTAGAGCAGGCCGCCGACCAGGCCCAGCACGTGGACGATGGAGGCCAGTACGACCGTGCGCTCGCCACGCTGTGGGAAGCCGTCCAGCCGCGCGTAGCGGTCGATCTCCTCCAGCAGGCTGTCGACGCGGCGGCCGATCACCTTGGAGGGTCCGGTCGATCCCGAGCTCAGCTGGAGCAGCGCGTGATCGGTGGCGGCGACCTGGTGGCCGCCACGCAGCGGGGTGACCCGGGTGCGGATGTCGACGTAGCCGCGGAGCTTGCCGGTGACCTCCTGCTCCGGCTCGACCACCAGTTGCGGGCTCAGCCTGGCGATCGCCCGACCGACCTCGTGGGTGGTCAACCGGTAGTCCAGCAGGGCCACCTGGGCTCCGCTGCGCCAGCCGGCCAGCATCGCGACGATGCAGCCGAGGGAGGGCGGGAGCCGCAGCGCGAGGCCGCCACCGGGTAACAGACCGGCCTCCTGGTAGCGGGCCTGCTCCGCCGCGACCAGCCGACGCAGTTCCACCCGTTCCACCGGCTGCCCCAGGTGCAGGGCGACCTCGCGGTCCGGCCCGGATAACAGGACCTCGTCCACCCAGCCGCACCTGCTGCCCACAGGCCTGCCCGGTGCTGTTCCCTCCACTGCGATCCCCACCCATCTGGTATTTCGGATGATTCCGTGCAGCAATTGACGACCTCTGGTCACAGACTTTCAGCAGCACCCGCATATGGCAAGCAAAATATTTATTAACAGCTACTGGCGGGTAGCCGGGATAAATTATCCCGCTCTTCCGTCCGGGCATGACCCGGTTGCGCGCCGACGCCTGCGGACGCGCTACAGATCACGGTTGGTCACATTATTCCAGGAAGACGCGGATGACGCATCAAATTCGCGCCAAATTCAGCTCCGAGACACGCCCGCTGGGCCGAAATCCGACACACCAGGTAGCCCCATAAGGGCCATGACCTCTTCGAACTCGTCAATCAACAGCCGCAGGACGGCCGCCGCGCCGGCGCTTCCGGAATGGCTGAGACCCCACAGGACGGGACGCCCCACCATTACCGCGTCGGCGCCGAGGCAGAGCGCCCTGGCGATATCCGCACCGTATCGCACGGCACCGTCGAAAATGATCCGACATCGGCCGGCCACGGCGTCCGAGATTTCTGGCAGCGCGTCGGCCGCAGGCACCGCGAAATCAAGCTGCCGACCCCCGTGATTGGACACGACAATTGCCTGGACGCCGTGCTCGGCGGCGAGCACCGCGTCCTCCGCGGTGAGCACGCCCTTCAGCACCAGCGGCAGTGAGCTGCGTTCCTGGAGCCAGGCCAGGTCGGCCCAGGTGATCGAGGCGTCGAACTGCTCCCGGGAGTGCCGGGCG includes these proteins:
- a CDS encoding beta-ketoacyl synthase, which produces MSTASGANAAVVTGLGTFTPLGRGAADLFDALCHGKSGLRRPPEGHQLAGVVNEIGMAPEITAAEVLPPSEGRLVDRFVLMAMAAADDAIADAGITIGTDVDPTRVAIVVSSGAGGLTTYEAQALERAARGPTAVSPYLLPGMLPNMAAARIAIKYGIRGWSSAIATACSAGAHAVAEAARLIRYGEADVVVCGGAESPLNATTALAFAHARALAHGFEDPEAASRPFDRRRNGFVLSEGAGVLVVERAGFAEARGAAGYADLLGWGGSTDAYRPTAPRPDGEGAAQAMRAALASGSLTPDDIDYVNAHGTATKLGDVAETKAIRSVFGDRSPAVSGTKSMTGHLLGGSGAVEAAICALAVAEGALPPTHNLEDPDPACDLDHVRGGARRQDVRAVLSNSFAFGGHNVSLLLGAPSTTRARRRVDRKEHA
- a CDS encoding class I adenylate-forming enzyme family protein, which translates into the protein MTAMNDRAELAADQELGVGNVLTALIERGHGLDLPTLTFDTEVDGYPAWQPLTLAELGERVAARAAALHALGVAPRDPVAVFVGNAADQVLNYLALARIGAIPALINARLAGDPASRYIQRLRAVGVLTDAAHRAVLDGFDLGAPLLADVADLGAADPADAPRPYRHHGNEPVVITHSSGTTGLPKAVAHSHHSLFASIRHRLLLPKPQGLDRMLGALPSAHAATVIAVNLALANRVQLALLSGSDGENVLAAIERWKPECVLGFSATWSELAGHDLSGRDLESVRSWWNTGDCAHEAHIRKLVAVGSREVGVGASRRRSPGSHFIDGLGSTEMGHSQFFITHTPDTRRYARCIGKPHTFSDVAVLDDDGEKLGVGQIGQLGINAPTLALGYWNDSVTTYRTRRDGYFLTGDLVFRDEAGYFFHVDRLVDAVDLGDGHKLYTALAEEQVLAGCPDVLECTVVAVREEDKVTSSVLLVLDPAADPATDRTAEVLALLDKEVAATVERVTVVDPALIPLGPTGKVRKVLLRESFRSGAVPAAAPAGAK
- a CDS encoding acyl carrier protein, which encodes MSAEVHQFVIEALKNMNYDVADVTGETPLGPAGLDMESLSLAEIAIQVEDTYGVKFEEDEMESVALLTVAGLVKEIVERAAPSAVSS
- a CDS encoding 4'-phosphopantetheinyl transferase superfamily protein; amino-acid sequence: MWNSTDGDERARAHLLLLRAAAVELGVPASEIWVEHEPGGRPLLGGAGRGLQVSVSHARRALAVALCDGAPVGVDVEPLRGLSGAALAGKWLAPAEARWVQELPRPRQALGFLWLWTQKEAVGKALGLGLRDGGMSRLVALPEDWPPAGDGTVVLRPLPGDPTLLSGAALADGGRLVLGAAVRRDGAVGHRVEVRRVELPDPG
- a CDS encoding class I adenylate-forming enzyme family protein; its protein translation is MDEVLLSGPDREVALHLGQPVERVELRRLVAAEQARYQEAGLLPGGGLALRLPPSLGCIVAMLAGWRSGAQVALLDYRLTTHEVGRAIARLSPQLVVEPEQEVTGKLRGYVDIRTRVTPLRGGHQVAATDHALLQLSSGSTGPSKVIGRRVDSLLEEIDRYARLDGFPQRGERTVVLASIVHVLGLVGGLLYGLASGTQVVLPGTQTLEGILKAVAAGPEPTTLLGVPSQTSLLATARNPPRLPQLRRMVTGGELLNDQVRERFTTGYGAQLGAMYGMTEAGVIATDLSGATSPGLTPVSGMRVRVADGQILLGLPDSPYVGLEDPARYRDGWLHTKDAGSLDEATGLLTVHGRLDSQVSIGGLKVDLSEVEALIRALPGVTDAVVVHEAGIQAYVTVREEVTSQGLADTLATRLAPYKRPRTLHLLSELPRTATGKPVRNAQVLQAAARQPAAR